Below is a window of Pseudomonadota bacterium DNA.
TATAATGTGTTTCCGCAAACAAACGCATACCAGAAGGAGACCGCTTCCCATGAAGTATAGCAAAGCCGAAGTCCACTGCAAGACCCATGGCCTGCCCGCACTGCGTTTTGAAGACAGCCAACTGACCTCGTTCTCGGGCCTCGTCCTCCTCCAAGCGCTGGTCGCTCATCTGGGGCTCAAAGAAAGGCTGCGCCGCTGCTTTGGCCATCTCACCGTCAGCCCGATCTTCGGACATACGACCCTGGTACTGTGTTTGGTGCTGCACCTCATGCTGGGATACCGGCGGTTGGGCGATTTGCGCTACTATTCGGATGACCCCTTGGTCATGCGGACGCTCGGCCTGCGCCGTCTGCCGGATGTCGCCACGCTGTCTCGGGGATTGGCGAGGGCGGACGCAGAGAGTGTGAAGCACCTGCAGGGACTCGTGCGGGAGGGAGTCGTGACACGGCTTGTGGCCCTTGGGCTCGCGCGCGTGACGCTCGACTTCGATGGCTCGGTGATCGGCACAGGCAAAGGGGCCGAGGGCACGGCAGTAGGGTTTAACCGCAAGAAGAAGGGGCCGCTGCGCAGCAGTCTTGACGAACAGTTGAATTCCCACAATACTACGCTTACGATGCCGTGTCACCTATGCATGTTGGAGCCTACGCAGCATTTCTCGCGCGAAGCAGCGCATCAGTGTCCCATTGACGAAACCGTAACGTGAGAGCGACCATCGGTTCTACCCGATGGCGAACGGCATCTTGGATCGATCAACCGAATCAATCGCCTCGCCGACCCCCAGGAGCACGAGGGCCGTCGGGCGGGTTGCGCGATAAGCTTGCCGGCTCACCCCTACCGCGCTGCGCTGGCCTAGCCCGGCCCTGCCACCGGTGGCGTCTTGCACCCGTCGCTCTATACTTACTGTGTGAGGGGGGCCTAGTCCGTCGTTCAACACCGTAGGAACATCGTATGGGCGCAGGATTCCAGATGCTGATGTCCGGGGATCCGCTGGGGATCATCCTCGGCTTGGGAAGCATCGCCGCGATCGGTCTTTTCATCTACCTCGCGCTGCGTGGCGATAAGCCGGACGAGAAGAAATGACAGGGGGCCGGGTACCCGCCCCCCGTGCTGTCGTATCTCGAGCGGTTATGACCCCGAACGCGATATTGCCCGATGACCGTCACGCTCGCGTGTGGTTCACCCTTTTCTGGACCGGGCCATGCCGGCGCGCAGGGCGGACGCTCAGAGGTTGCGCCGGCCGGACTCGTCGCCCGGGTCTCTCCCCGTCAGGTGCTCCCAGCCCTGGACCGTCCCGCCGAGGTAACAGAGACCGGCTAGGAGGGCGACGAGCGAATAGAGGACGACGCGCAGCGGCGGTGAGCCTGGTGTGCTCAGATACTGGGCCATCTGGCCGACGATGCTGAGCCCCCGGAAGGTGTAGAGGCCGCCGATCAAGAGCAGCACGCCGGCCAGCAAGGGCAGGCGCCGGATCACGCCCGCCCCCGACAGCCCATAGGCGGCGAAGACGACAAAGAGCCAGGCGAGCACCAGCGTCATGAGGGCCGGCTGCCACGATCCGCTCTCAGCCTGGCGCGCGAGGCCCGGCCCGCCGAAGAAACTGTACGCATCCGGCCCGATGAGCACGACCACGACGTGCAGGAGGGCGATCGCGAGGCTGACACAGGCGCCCAGGAACAGCCACCACTGGCCTCTCAGGATCGGAAAGAACATGATCAGGGACCCAGAAAAAACGACAACCGTTTCGCCGCCGCCAGGTGGGTCGGAAACGCCTCGACCTCCGCCGCCCCCATGTCGCTGGGGTGCCTCTTATTGTGATGCAACACGAACGCCGGATCCAACCCACGTACGCCTCTTCGGTCCGGATGCTATAGTGCTTCCGCCAGATCCGGTCTCGGACTGGTCCAGCAGACGGGGTTGTCCGTCACCCATACCGACCTCGCAAGGTGTACTTGCCTCTTGGCTTGAGGGAGTACTATAATTTACCCAAGTGCTTGACCCTTGGGGCAGGGTTCTCATAATAGCGACCCACTATACGGCCTTGTGAGGCAGAAGAAAAGCACCTTTTAGGGGTCTACTTCTAGTTGGGCGGCAAGCTCCCACCCTGTGCGAAGCGCAAGGTACGGCGAAAATGCTTGAAGCTCCCGATGTGCGGAATACACAGATTAACGCATGCATTGAAAGAGAGTATGGCTTATCCACGACTGACATTACCTTCCTGCCAATTGGCGCGGACGTAAACACAGCCGTGTATCGCATTGCAGTTGAAGGAGGGGATCAGTACTTTCTTAAACTCCGTCGAGGAAACTTCCCTACCGGAACCGTTACTATCCCCCACTGGCTTGCGACAACGGGTATGGAGCCACTGATCACGCCGATCCCAACACGATCAACAGGAACCCTGTGGGCGGAGCTCGATCCCTTTACAGCCATCCTTTATCCGTTTGTGACTGGCAGGCCGGGTTGGGAAGTCGATCTGTCACATCGGCAATGGAAAGAATTTGGGGAGGGGTTGAAAGCACTTCATACGTCAGTAGTGCCCCCAGAACTGACTCACATGAATCCCCGAGAGGGGTATTCCTCTATGTGGCGTGATCGGGTTACAGCATTTCTGGAACAAGCTGCCGGTAAAACCTACAGTGATCCTGTCGCCTCCGGGTTAGCCCTTCTGCTCAACGAAAAGAATACCACTATTCGCCATATCCTCACTCGGGCAGGGAAGCTAGCCCACATGCTTGTCCAACAGCCACCAATGAGCTGTCTATGTCACGGCGATATTCACGCAGGGAATATTCTGATCGATACTACGAACCCCCTGTATATCGTCGACTGGGACACACTGGTTCTTGCTCCCAAGGAGCGTGATCTGATGTTTGTCGGTGGTGGGGTTGGTGGAGTTTGGCGAAGAGATTATGAGGTGAAGTGGTTCTATGAGGGTTATGGTCAGGCCGAGATCAATCGGACCGCCCTAAGCTACTACCGGTTTGAGCGGATTGTGCAAGACATTGGGGAAACGTGTGAAGAGATTTTCGCCACGACGAGAAGTGGAGAGGATCATGCAGTTATGTTGGAACAGCTTGCTAAGCAGTTTGAACCCGCTAATGTCGTTGAGATTGCCTATGACACGGATCGTCAACTGCATGCGGCGAATTAACATTTGGCGCTCGTCACTCAAACACGCTCCACCCAACCGTCAAACCGCTACGCGCTTTGCCGACGGCTGAGGTCGCGAATGGACAACCATTCCGTGTGTGCGTGAAAGAAGACTTTATGGATAACGTTTCCACTGACGACAGAAATCAGCCCGGTACCGCAGCAGAACCCACCCTGCATCGGGTGATGGGCCCATGGCTGCTCCTACTGTTCATCGTCGGCGACATTCTCGGCACCGGGATCTACGCGCTCACTGGCCAGGTTGCCAAGCACGTCGGTGGGGTTGTATGGCTACCGTTTCTCGTGGCTTTCATCGTGGCTGTCATCACCGCCTTCAGCTATCTGGAGCTGGTGACGAAGTATCCAAGGGCCGCAGGCGCCGCCCTTTACACGCACAAGGCGTTTGGCATTCACTTCGTGACGTTCATCGTCGCCTTCGCCGTGATGTGTTCGGGCATCACCTCCGCATCCACGGCCTCGCGGGCGTTCGCCGCCAACCTGTCGAAGGTCTTCGAGCTCGGCCTCGCAGGCGGAATCGGAATTACCCTTGTGGGGCTGGCATTCATGGTCGTGGTTGCGGCGGTCAATTTCCGCGGCGTCGCCGAGAGCGTGAAGGCGAATGTCGTCCTGACCTGCGTCGAGCTGAGCGGTCTCTTGATCATCATTTTCATCGGTCTGTCGGCGATCGCGGCCGGCGAAGGCGACGTGTCGCGCGTTACCCAGTTCAAGACATCGGCCGATGGCGACGTGGTCTGGCCGGTGATCGCCGCGGCGGCGCTCGCCTTCTTCGCCATGGTCGGGTTCGAGGACTCGGTCAATATGGCCGAGGAATGCAAGGATCCGACCCGTCACTTCCCGAAGGTGCTTCTCGCCGGCCTGGTCATCACCGGGCTGATCTATGTGCTGGTGTCGATCTCTGCGATCACGCTCGTCTCGCCCGAGCAACTCGGCGAAGGCGAGACGCCGCTATTGAAAGTCGTGCAGGCGGGCGCTCCAAATTTCCCATTGGGGCTCTTCGGCTTCATCACGATGTTCGCCGTGGCTAACAGCGCGCTGATCAACATGCTGATGGCCAGCCGACTCGTTTACGGTATGAGTCGCGAGCGCGTCCTCCCGTCGGTACTCGGCAAGGTTCATTCGACGCGGCGCACGCCGTACGTGGCGATTGGATTCACCACGCTGCTGGCCTTCGCTCTGATCACGTTCGTCGGCGAGGTGCCGGCGCTCGGCGGCACGACTGCCCTGTTGCTGCTGTGCGTCTTTACCGTGGTGAACATCGCCGTGCTCGTTCTGCGACGTGATCGCGTCGACCATAAGCATTTCCGCACGCCGACGTTTCTGCCGATCCTGGGCGCGCTGTCTTGCGCCTTTCTTGCGGGCCCATGGACCGGCCGCAATCCCGTTGAGTACGAGATCGCCGGGGTCCTGATTGGCACCGGCATTGTGCTGTGGTTCGTGACCGTACTGGTCAATCGCGCCACAGGCCAAAAACCGGTGGAACCTGCCATGAAAACCATCGGCACTCCCGGACCGGTCAACTAAGCGGCTCCAGTTCCAGCCGCAACCGAGCTCTAGCGTTAGATGCTCGGGGACCCGGAAGAGACGAGATGCGCGTCGCCGTCCAGAACCGGAGGAGCACCGAGGCCGAACCGCTCGTTCGGAATGGAGTGATATAGAGCCATCGTCTGACAAGTAAGGAGGCGCTATGAATGCCGTGAGGCTCGATCCGCAAGGCCCTTTCAAGCGAGATCCGCTTGCACCGCACCAAATGCGAGACCGTATGACGAGCACGCAAGATGTCATTGTGCTGTGCCACCTCGGTGTTCCGCGCATCGAACGGGATCGATGGTCGCTAACGATCGACGGCATGGTCGAACGCCCGTGCAGGCTTCGGTACGACGACCTGGTGCGCTATCCAAAGACCGAGGTGACAAGTGTTCATCAATGCTGCGGCAGTCCGCTCGCACCGTTCGAGCCTACGCGACGCGTTTGCAACGTCAGGTGGGGTGGCGTCCGGCTTGTCGACGTGCTGGCTGATTGTCGGCCAAGCGCGGCCGCTCAGTACCTTTGGTCTTACGGCGCGGATTCCGGTGAATTCAGCGGCGTTGTCGTCGATGCCTACGTGAAGGATCTTCCGATTGCGCGTGTTGAGGCCGATGTCTTGATCGGCTATGAGATGAACGGCAGCGCACTGCCGGCTGAACACGGTTTCCCGGCCCGCCTCGTTGTGCCGGGTTTTTATGGAACCAACAGCGTCAAATGGCTCACCCGGATGACGCTCGTCGAAAGCCGGGCGCCGGGGCCATTCACTACTCGTTGGTACAACGACCCGGTGCTGGACGGCACCGGCGGGGAAACCGGCGAAACCACGCCGGTTTGGTCGATCGCGCCAGAGTCGCTCATCGTCTCACCAATGCCCCACGAGACGATCGAGCTGTCGGCCGAGCGGGAAATATGGGGCTGGGCCTGGGGGGATGGCGGCGTTCGCAACGTCTATGTCCGCACCGACGACGCGGCAATATGGCGACGCGCCGAGCTCGAGCCGTTTCGCGGACGCGAGTGGCAGCGCTTTTCGATGCGCTGGATGCCTGGGCAGCGCGGTGCGGTAGTGCTGGCTTCATTGGCCGAGGCAATGGGTGGGTTGCTTCAGCCGATATCGGGGCGTCGCAACGCGATCCATGACGTGCCGGTGAATGTCATTTGACGCATGACGCATATACGGGCTGCATGACGACACTTGAGCGAGGGACAGTGACAGCGCCTAACAACGGCATGCGGTGGACGGTGCTCCGCGCTGCCGCTGATGCCCACGTTCGGCACCCGTGCGATCACGGACGGGCTGATGGACGCTCTCTCAATCGCGCACGCATCTTGCTAAAGCTCACGGGTGTCTGAAGGAGAAGGATTATGAGCGTCAGCGAGACTTCGCCAAGGGGCGCACGCTCCCCGGATCTGACAGTCAAACACCGACATGTTGCAATCGACGGAGCTCAGATTTTCTACCGCGAGGCCGGTGCGGCCGACGCTTCAGCCATCCTGTTGCCGCACGGCTATCCGTCATCCTCCTTCCAATTCCGCAACTTCATGCCCGCGCTGGCCGACCACTGGCGGCTCATCGCGCCGGACTACCCGGGCTTCGGCTACAGCGACACGGGGGCTTCGCTTATACCTTCGACGGCTATGCCGACCTCATGGATCGTTTCGCAATGGCCTTGAGGCTCAAGCGGTATGCTCTCTACCTCCACGACTATGGCTCTCAGATCGGCTTGCGCCTGGCGATCAAGGCGCCCGAGCGGGTGGCGGCCCTGATCATTCAAAACGGCGACATCTATGAAGACCAGCTTGGGCCTAAGTACGAGACGCTGAGGGCCTACTGGGCCAACCCGACCTCCGAGGGACGCCAGAAGCTAGTGGACGCCGTCAGCGAAGAGGGATTCCGCGACGAGTTCGTGGGCGAGATTGACCAACGCCTTGTCCAGCGAATCCCGCCTGACCTCTGGAAGCTACCCTGGCCGCTGATGACGCCGCAGCGGTGCGAGATCATGGTCGGTCTGATGGAGGGCCTGCGCAGAACCTCGCATGGTTCCCAAAATATCAGGCCTACCTGCGCGAGCATCTGCCGCCGACGCTGATCGTCTGGGGGCCTCAGGACGGCTACATGCCCGAAGGCTCGGCGCGCGCCTATCTGCGGGACCTGCCGAACGCTGAACTTCACCTGCTCGACGGAGGACACTGGGCGCTGGAGACCAATCTCGCGGAGATCGTGGTGCTGGTGCGGGACTTTCTCGGACGCGTGCACGCCTGAAGGCACCGAAGGGGAGCCACCGCGCTGTCGGACTGCCGAGTGATCCATCGTCCCAGAGAAGGAGCTTGTCATGAACGCCTCGACCCTCAAGCAGCCCACCATTTAACGCTCACGAGAGTTACGCCAAAACCGGGGCTGCATCTCTGCCCATGGCCTGAGCGCCGTCCCTTCCCGTTACACGCTGTCGTGCGGGAAAGGCCCTTTCCCTGCCAAGCGGCATCCTTGACAATCCCAAGCCTCTGGGGCTATGGCTAGCTCGTCTCGCTGCACGTGCTAAGGCTCGGGAGTGAGCTCGACCCGCATCAGTCGTCGCGTGAATGCGCCCCGCGCGATCGTTTATCGCGCGCTTCTCGATGCCCGCGCGGTCGCGACATGGAAGGCGCCGACCGGCATGACCAGCCACGTGCATGCGTTCGATGCCCGCGAAGGTGGCTCATTCCGGATCTCGCTCACGTACGAGGATCCGACCGGGACCGGCAAGACAACCGCGCACACCGACACGTACCACGGCCGCTTCGTGAAGCTCGTGACGAATGAGCAGGTTGTCGAAGTGGTCGAGTTCGAGACGACAGATCCCGCGCTGTGCGGCGAGATGATGATCACGATCACGCTCGCCGATGCAGACGGCGGCACCGATGTCCTCGCCGTGCACGACGGACTACCGCGCGGCGCGCCGCCCGCCGACAACGAGGCCGGCTGGCGGGAGGCACTCGCGAAACTCGCGGCGCTCGTCGAGGCGCTCGGAGGTTCTGCGTAAGCGCCTTGAGAAGTTTGCGCTGGCGCTAGAGCCGAGCAAGACCAAGCTCATTGAGTTTGGACGGTTTGCCGAGCGGGATGCTCGCGCGCGGGGACAACGCCCAGCGACGCTATATTTCCTGGGCTTCACCCATTATTGCACGCGCAATCGCAAGGGTAACTTCAAGGTAGGACGGAAGACGGAGAAGTCTCGACTTCGCCGCAGTCTTGCCTGCCTTCAGGAGCTCATGCGAGAGATCCGGCATGAGCCGGTCAAAGACCAAGTCACCACCCTCAACCAAGTGCTGCGGGGCTATTATGCCTACACGGTGTCGCAGGTAACCCTTCCCTCTTTACACAAGGTCTACCGCGCTGTCGAGCGTTACTGGCATAAGATGCTCTGCAGTCGGAGTTGGAAGAGCTATATGCCGTGGGAGGGCTTCGTGCAAGTGAAGACCTGTTTTCCGTTACTGCGCCCCAGACTCTTTCTGCCCTATGCACGGCTTAAGAGTTACGCGGTGCTGTCAACCAACGCCTGAAGAGCGTAGTGCGGCAAATCCGCACGCTACGTTCTGTGGGAGCCGGGGGCGGGTGACCGCCTCCGGCGAGCCGGTGGGCATCTGGTAACAGATGCTCCTACCGTAAGAGGCTTCAAAAAGCATGAAAGCAGAAACAGCAAGGGCGTCGTAGCCCGCATCGACAGTGAAGGTGGCAGATAGACCATGGGCCCCCATCGACGCCGTCAGAGAACCGCCACGCCCAGGTCCCGCGAGTCGGCGACGTGGATGGCTGCACCCAGCCAGAGCACCGGAGTCCCGTCGGTGCACCACTGCGCTTATGCACGCGCCGACGTTCCGGTCGCGGGACATGGTCTTTGCCGAAAGCTTGAGTCGGCGCCCAGGTTCCCGCAGAATCCATCGACACGCGGCGGAAGCAGCCGCAAGAGGTATAGGACGTGACGGAACCCATCCACCGCAATTCGCTCAGGCCGGGCCACAGGCTGCACTGGCACCGCATCGAGAAGGTCCTGGGCCAGGGTGGCTTCGGCATCACCTATCTCGCCCACGACTTCAACCTCAACCAAGAGGTCGCCATCAAGGAATACCTGCCCATGGCGCTGGCCGTGCGCACGCAGGATTTCGTTGTGCATCCGGCCTCCGACACCCACGGCGAGCGGTTCAAATGGGGGCTCGATCGCTTCATCGCTGAGGCGCAGACCCTGGCCCGCTTCAAGCACCCGAACATCGTGCGGGTGCTGGCCGTGTTCGAAGCCACCGTACTGGCTACATGGTCATGGAGTACGAACACGGTGACACCCTGCACGCGATCCTCACCCGCCGCCAGACGCTGGAAGAGGAAGAGCTCTTGAACATCGTGCTCCCCATCCTCGGCGGGCTGGAGAAGGTCCACGAGCGCGGCTTCATCCACCGCGACATCAAGCCCGCGAACATCTTCATCCGCGACGACGGCTCGCCGGTCCTGATCGACTTCGGCTCCGCCCGCCAGGCCCTCGGCGCCGAGTTGACGACGCTGGTCTCGCCCGGCTACGCGCCTTTCGAGCAGTACTTCAGCAAGGGCGAGCAACAGGGGCCGTGGACCGATATCTACGGCCTCGGCGCCACGCTCTACCGCGCGGTGACCGGCCGGCCGCCACAGGACGCGGTGGATCGCAGCCGCGCCATCCTCGAGGCCGCGCTCGACATCTTGGGCAACGTCGGAGAGATCGGACAGGGCCGTTACTCGGCGCGTTTCCTCAAGGCCATCGATCACGCGCTGCAGTTCCGCCCGAAGGACCGGCCGCAGACTGTCGCCGAGTGGCGCCGCGAATTCGGCGCCCTGCCGGACGCCCGGCCGACTGTCAAACCCCGGGACAGCGCCATGATGGCCGCCACGATCGCGGCCGACGAGCCGCGCAGCGCACCGATGCCCCCGGCGGCGCCCTCGGTGGCGCGGCGCGCGGTCCCGGAGGTGCGAGCCGCGGACAGCGGCATGGACCCGAAGGACATCGGCGACGGGCCCCGCAGTGAATCGAACCCCCCGGCGCCGCCCTCATTGGGGTGGCGCACAGCACCGCATGTCCAAGGTGCGGACAGTGGTCTGGCCGCGAAGGGAGTGGCCGACGAGCGCCGTAGCGAACCGGTCCCACCATCCTCCGCGCCCTCCGTGGCCCGGCGCAAGGGGCTCGCGCTCGCCCTGGTCGCCGCCGCCGTCGTCGCTACCGC
It encodes the following:
- a CDS encoding SRPBCC domain-containing protein, which translates into the protein MSSTRISRRVNAPRAIVYRALLDARAVATWKAPTGMTSHVHAFDAREGGSFRISLTYEDPTGTGKTTAHTDTYHGRFVKLVTNEQVVEVVEFETTDPALCGEMMITITLADADGGTDVLAVHDGLPRGAPPADNEAGWREALAKLAALVEALGGSA
- a CDS encoding transposase — translated: MKYSKAEVHCKTHGLPALRFEDSQLTSFSGLVLLQALVAHLGLKERLRRCFGHLTVSPIFGHTTLVLCLVLHLMLGYRRLGDLRYYSDDPLVMRTLGLRRLPDVATLSRGLARADAESVKHLQGLVREGVVTRLVALGLARVTLDFDGSVIGTGKGAEGTAVGFNRKKKGPLRSSLDEQLNSHNTTLTMPCHLCMLEPTQHFSREAAHQCPIDETVT
- a CDS encoding molybdopterin-dependent oxidoreductase → MNAVRLDPQGPFKRDPLAPHQMRDRMTSTQDVIVLCHLGVPRIERDRWSLTIDGMVERPCRLRYDDLVRYPKTEVTSVHQCCGSPLAPFEPTRRVCNVRWGGVRLVDVLADCRPSAAAQYLWSYGADSGEFSGVVVDAYVKDLPIARVEADVLIGYEMNGSALPAEHGFPARLVVPGFYGTNSVKWLTRMTLVESRAPGPFTTRWYNDPVLDGTGGETGETTPVWSIAPESLIVSPMPHETIELSAEREIWGWAWGDGGVRNVYVRTDDAAIWRRAELEPFRGREWQRFSMRWMPGQRGAVVLASLAEAMGGLLQPISGRRNAIHDVPVNVI
- a CDS encoding APC family permease; translation: MDNVSTDDRNQPGTAAEPTLHRVMGPWLLLLFIVGDILGTGIYALTGQVAKHVGGVVWLPFLVAFIVAVITAFSYLELVTKYPRAAGAALYTHKAFGIHFVTFIVAFAVMCSGITSASTASRAFAANLSKVFELGLAGGIGITLVGLAFMVVVAAVNFRGVAESVKANVVLTCVELSGLLIIIFIGLSAIAAGEGDVSRVTQFKTSADGDVVWPVIAAAALAFFAMVGFEDSVNMAEECKDPTRHFPKVLLAGLVITGLIYVLVSISAITLVSPEQLGEGETPLLKVVQAGAPNFPLGLFGFITMFAVANSALINMLMASRLVYGMSRERVLPSVLGKVHSTRRTPYVAIGFTTLLAFALITFVGEVPALGGTTALLLLCVFTVVNIAVLVLRRDRVDHKHFRTPTFLPILGALSCAFLAGPWTGRNPVEYEIAGVLIGTGIVLWFVTVLVNRATGQKPVEPAMKTIGTPGPVN
- a CDS encoding protein kinase produces the protein MEYEHGDTLHAILTRRQTLEEEELLNIVLPILGGLEKVHERGFIHRDIKPANIFIRDDGSPVLIDFGSARQALGAELTTLVSPGYAPFEQYFSKGEQQGPWTDIYGLGATLYRAVTGRPPQDAVDRSRAILEAALDILGNVGEIGQGRYSARFLKAIDHALQFRPKDRPQTVAEWRREFGALPDARPTVKPRDSAMMAATIAADEPRSAPMPPAAPSVARRAVPEVRAADSGMDPKDIGDGPRSESNPPAPPSLGWRTAPHVQGADSGLAAKGVADERRSEPVPPSSAPSVARRKGLALALVAAAVVATAAFWAYLDPTAPPGGVVAPEADVKVPAQPVSELFKEVYKFASGLPPGGMLMSREAAQKFAEAWVLQYKDKDFDKFKEAYTYASGPPPGGMLMSREKALEFALKTVNCPL
- a CDS encoding aminoglycoside phosphotransferase family protein, with amino-acid sequence MLEAPDVRNTQINACIEREYGLSTTDITFLPIGADVNTAVYRIAVEGGDQYFLKLRRGNFPTGTVTIPHWLATTGMEPLITPIPTRSTGTLWAELDPFTAILYPFVTGRPGWEVDLSHRQWKEFGEGLKALHTSVVPPELTHMNPREGYSSMWRDRVTAFLEQAAGKTYSDPVASGLALLLNEKNTTIRHILTRAGKLAHMLVQQPPMSCLCHGDIHAGNILIDTTNPLYIVDWDTLVLAPKERDLMFVGGGVGGVWRRDYEVKWFYEGYGQAEINRTALSYYRFERIVQDIGETCEEIFATTRSGEDHAVMLEQLAKQFEPANVVEIAYDTDRQLHAAN